A window of Selenomonas ruminantium subsp. lactilytica TAM6421 contains these coding sequences:
- a CDS encoding TIGR02678 family protein has product MAITGGQDELRQAAQLLVENRWVTRKDMPDEYLLVRRNEKALRQFFRDKCGWPLLVTPQFYKLEKIPANPRSFMGIEAMQSVEDYVLLACVMAFMEEYEAGGQFLLGDLAEALLSYYPEDAYTPKLNWESYNWRKSLIRVLKYLADEGILQIVDDESVAFLSQGYGSDGNIAGEALYEVTTLARYFLRNFPQELGAYDSLAELGAADFMPEIDEEATALRQRRHRLYREVLLSPVYYRDTESEGDFLYLRKRHGRLEEAMLEWFGLHVELYQDAVMAVSHEQSSWVKDSFPVRFRGLHDVLLHFAHYWREVSPQVTSLSKTEWQVHMEKLQAAVGHGWTKEYREMSVKRLAENVLAEMTAWGMAKVAEDGLITLLPALLRYDGSYPTDYQPGKSAKRGKTEDKE; this is encoded by the coding sequence ATGGCAATTACAGGCGGACAGGATGAACTCCGGCAGGCCGCCCAGCTGCTTGTGGAAAACCGCTGGGTAACCCGCAAGGACATGCCCGATGAATATTTACTGGTACGCCGTAACGAAAAAGCGCTGCGGCAATTTTTCCGTGACAAATGCGGCTGGCCTCTGCTGGTAACGCCGCAGTTTTACAAATTGGAGAAAATCCCCGCCAATCCCCGGTCTTTTATGGGCATAGAGGCCATGCAGAGTGTGGAGGATTATGTGCTGCTGGCCTGCGTCATGGCTTTTATGGAGGAATATGAGGCCGGCGGGCAGTTCCTGCTGGGGGATTTGGCTGAGGCATTGCTTTCCTATTATCCAGAGGATGCTTATACTCCTAAGTTGAATTGGGAATCCTACAACTGGCGCAAGTCTCTGATCCGGGTGCTGAAATATCTGGCCGATGAGGGAATCCTGCAGATTGTGGATGATGAAAGCGTGGCCTTTTTGAGTCAGGGCTATGGCAGCGATGGCAATATTGCCGGCGAGGCACTCTATGAGGTGACGACATTGGCCCGGTACTTCCTGCGGAATTTCCCCCAGGAATTGGGGGCCTATGACAGCCTGGCAGAACTGGGGGCGGCGGATTTCATGCCGGAGATTGATGAGGAGGCCACGGCTCTGCGGCAGCGGCGGCACAGGCTATATCGGGAAGTGCTCTTAAGTCCTGTGTACTATCGGGATACAGAGTCGGAAGGGGATTTCCTCTATCTGCGCAAGCGCCATGGCCGGCTGGAAGAGGCGATGCTGGAATGGTTCGGCCTCCATGTGGAACTTTATCAGGATGCCGTGATGGCGGTTTCCCATGAGCAGTCATCCTGGGTCAAGGACAGTTTCCCGGTCCGGTTCCGGGGGCTTCATGATGTGTTGTTGCATTTTGCCCATTATTGGCGAGAGGTTTCGCCACAGGTGACTTCCCTGAGCAAAACGGAATGGCAGGTGCATATGGAGAAATTGCAGGCGGCTGTGGGCCACGGCTGGACCAAGGAATACCGGGAAATGAGCGTCAAGCGACTGGCGGAGAATGTGCTGGCGGAAATGACGGCCTGGGGCATGGCCAAAGTGGCAGAGGATGGCCTGATTACATTATTGCCGGCCCTGCTGCGCTATGATGGCAGCTATCCCACAGATTATCAGCCAGGCAAGAGTGCCAAGCGGGGCAAAACGGAGGACAAGGAATGA